From a region of the Salinispira pacifica genome:
- the rny gene encoding ribonuclease Y yields MNIVLYITLPLAGLILGWTIRWLYARFQLTSSEQKSERLKRDAVKEADALKRELVLETKDELLRERNTQEREFRERRQELNKFEKRLLQKEENLDEKLAYVEQQHSTFADRERKIQDREQELGRQEDNWRNELERVSSLTRDEAKKMIISSLEDEARHDAQALIHKIEQEGQITAERKGREILISTIQRMASEVNAEVTVASVNLPNDEMKGRIIGREGRNIRTLETLTGVDIIIDDTPEAVVVSCFDPVRKEIARRSLERLISDGRIHPTRIEEVVQKVTQEISQYIFEEGEKVLFDLGIHHMKPEGIRGIGRLVFRTSYGQNVLAHSKEVAVFAGMIAAEVGADTEIARRAGLLHDVGKGIESDGDSNHVELGVELAKRTGEDERVINAIASHHGDVPHSCVESVIVQIADALSASRPGARRETLDNYIKRLENLEKIAEDFDGVDKAYAIQAGRELRIMVDHEKVSDNEAREIAREIAKRIEAELRYPGRIKVTMIRETRIVEYAR; encoded by the coding sequence ATGAACATCGTACTTTATATAACCCTTCCTCTTGCGGGATTGATTCTAGGTTGGACAATACGATGGCTTTATGCCAGATTTCAGCTTACTTCTTCAGAACAGAAGAGTGAGCGGTTAAAACGAGATGCTGTAAAGGAAGCCGATGCCCTGAAAAGGGAATTGGTATTAGAAACAAAAGATGAACTTCTACGGGAAAGAAATACACAGGAACGTGAGTTTCGAGAACGAAGACAAGAACTCAATAAATTCGAGAAACGACTTCTCCAGAAGGAAGAAAACCTAGACGAAAAACTGGCCTATGTCGAACAACAGCATTCGACATTCGCTGACCGCGAGAGGAAAATACAGGACCGCGAGCAAGAGCTCGGCAGGCAGGAAGATAATTGGCGCAATGAACTAGAGCGCGTTTCCAGTCTCACACGTGATGAGGCGAAGAAAATGATTATCTCATCACTGGAGGATGAAGCCCGGCACGACGCCCAGGCTCTCATCCATAAGATCGAACAGGAAGGTCAGATCACAGCTGAGCGTAAGGGACGGGAGATACTCATCTCCACAATCCAGCGCATGGCCAGTGAGGTGAATGCGGAAGTAACCGTCGCATCAGTGAATCTTCCCAACGATGAAATGAAGGGCCGCATTATCGGCAGGGAAGGGCGAAACATCAGAACCCTGGAAACCCTGACCGGAGTGGATATCATTATCGATGATACTCCCGAAGCGGTGGTTGTTTCATGTTTCGATCCTGTGCGGAAAGAGATCGCCCGGCGGAGCCTTGAACGGCTCATCAGCGACGGACGAATCCATCCCACCAGGATTGAAGAAGTGGTTCAGAAGGTAACCCAGGAGATCAGTCAGTACATCTTTGAAGAAGGTGAAAAGGTTCTGTTTGATCTGGGCATCCATCATATGAAACCCGAAGGTATCCGGGGAATCGGGCGGCTGGTGTTCAGAACCAGTTACGGACAGAATGTGCTGGCCCATTCCAAGGAAGTGGCCGTGTTTGCAGGCATGATCGCCGCTGAAGTGGGTGCGGATACTGAAATTGCACGGAGAGCAGGTTTGCTCCACGACGTGGGCAAAGGAATCGAGTCTGACGGTGATTCCAACCATGTTGAACTGGGTGTTGAGCTTGCCAAGCGCACCGGTGAGGATGAGCGGGTCATTAACGCCATCGCATCCCACCACGGAGATGTACCTCACAGCTGCGTAGAGTCGGTGATTGTACAGATTGCGGATGCGCTGAGCGCTTCCCGCCCCGGTGCACGCCGGGAGACGCTGGATAACTATATTAAGCGTCTTGAGAATCTTGAAAAGATTGCCGAGGATTTTGACGGCGTGGATAAGGCATATGCCATCCAGGCCGGCCGGGAATTGCGGATCATGGTTGACCATGAAAAGGTCAGCGATAATGAGGCCCGGGAAATTGCCCGTGAAATTGCCAAACGGATTGAAGCTGAACTTCGCTATCCGGGGCGGATCAAGGTAACAATGATTCGTGAAACCCGAATTGTGGA